The Nothobranchius furzeri strain GRZ-AD chromosome 6, NfurGRZ-RIMD1, whole genome shotgun sequence genome includes a region encoding these proteins:
- the lrpap1 gene encoding alpha-2-macroglobulin receptor-associated protein yields MKLQCLVATLCLGVGAIAGKYSREVNEPKPSGSDEQTVEFRISKLNQVWEKAKRMQLPPVRQAELHSDLKIQEKNELQWKKMKVEGLDENGEKEAQLRRNFNVILAKYGMDGKRDARSLESNSLKDHESKDGDVFDDPKLDKLWNKAQISGKFSSDELQSLKREFQHHKDKIHEYNILMDTVSRTEEIHKNVISPLEGDAKEDALQRKHTELKEKMRDLNHGFERLRKISHEGFTEDSEFREPRVIELWEAAKRTNLSDDELDSLKEELRHFETKVEKHSHYQEQLELSHQKLRHVETLGDEEHIKRNQEKYNTLAEKTREMGYKMKKHLQDLSQKISRQGLQHNEL; encoded by the exons ATGAAGTTGCAGTGTTTGGTCGCGACTCTGTGTCTCGGTGTGGGCGCCATTGCTGGGAAATACTCTCGGGAAGTGAACGAGCCCAAACCGAGCGGCAGCGATGAGCAAACGGTGGAGttcagaatttccaaactcaaccAGGTTTGGGAGAAAGCTAAACGG ATGCAGCTGCCCCCCGTCCGCCAGGCCGAGCTGCACAGTGACCTGAAGATCCAGGAGAAAAACGAGCTGCAGTGGAAGAAAATGAAGGTGGAAGGCTTGGATGAGAACGGGGAGAAAGAAGCTCAACTCAGACGCAACTTCAACG TGATCCTGGCCAAGTATGGGATGGATGGAAAAAGGGACGCTCGGTCGCTGGAGAGCAACTCTCTGAAAGATCACGAAAGCAAAGATGGCGACGTGTTTGATGATCCCAAACTGGACAAGCTCTGGAACAAG GCCCAAATCTCTGGGAAGTTCTCCAGTGATGAGCTGCAGAGCCTGAAGAGGGAGTTCCAGCACCACAAGGACAAAATCCACGAGTACAACATCCTGATGGACACCGTCAGCAGGACTGAAG AAATCCACAAGAACGTGATCTCCCCCCTGGAGGGCGATGCCAAAGAGGACGCGCTGCAGCGGAAGCACACGGAGCTGAAGGAGAAAATGAGAGACCTCAACCACGGCTTTGAGCGCCTTCGCAAGATCAGCCACGAGGGTTTCACCGAAGACAGCG AGTTTCGGGAGCCTCGCGTGATCGAACTGTGGGAAGCTGCCAAGAGGACCAACCTCAGCGACGACGAGCTGGACTCCCTAAAG GAGGAGCTGCGTCACTTCGAGACCAAGGTGGAGAAGCACAGCCATTACCAGGAGCAGCTGGAGCTGTCCCACCAGAAGCTGAGACACGTGGAGACTTTAGGAGATGAAGAGCATATCAAGAGGAACCAGGAGAAGTACAACACGCTCGCTGAGAAGACCAGAGAGATGGGCTACAAG ATGAAGAAGCATCTGCAGGACCTGTCCCAGAAGATCTCCCGTCAGGGTCTCCAACACAACGAGCTCTGA